The Gossypium hirsutum isolate 1008001.06 chromosome D02, Gossypium_hirsutum_v2.1, whole genome shotgun sequence region acatatgattgatgactaatggatgccaagaatggcatccggtAAAGTGCCCACGACTGCAGCAGTATGAGGCATCCGCCAATGTCAACCGCAGAAGGATTTGTTGTCCGACAAAGTTCGCGATACAGAATAGCTAAAACTGCGGACCCCCAACTGTATGAACGAGTGTTATGCAAATTGGATAATAagggtaagtacatcaagtggaccTTACTGCCGTTTGCATCCGGCatgagtacaccccctataaGGTGCATAATATAAGCTCGAACAGCCTGCATCACCTCCCGTTCATTAGCAGTACTTGGCAAATGCTTAAAATTGGCATGTAGCCATGAAAATCTCAAACTGGTAAATTTCCCCTGACTTGGTGAGCGTCCAAGTAATTCATTGCAAAGGGTAGCCGGCCTAGAGATTGAACTTATGCCCGTGATCGCATTCCCGTCTATGGGAAGCCCGAGCTGTACTGCAACGTCCTCTAGAGTGACGGTACACTCTCCGCACGGCagatgaaatgtgtgggtctccggACGCCATCGCTCGACTAAAGCGGAAATCAAGTTGTATCGCAGATCAAAAGTCCGAATCAATGCCGCTGATCCGAACCCGGCTAACTCTAAGTATGGTATTAGGCGTTCATCTGGCTGAAACCCTACACTATTAACACGGCCCTTCAATGCGCGGTACGGACCTtgacattattaaattagcaaaatagttaatacaatataatttaatttaacaaataacatgattatcaaaaataaattttattaccatctcattaatagtacttgatatgtgattattattattaattagagaACCCATTTCCTGCAAATCtgcaataaaaaaatgaattcagttaatttgtttcaaaaaatcaataattactgttaaataaatacaaaatcaaataaaatttaattatataaaagttacattatataaaaattaaataagttaacaaCAACCATATGATTAAAAAAGTCTgttattttttggtaaattttttttctgacatcctatttcagtatttttttctatattattgGTGTAAAAAACccaaacttttaataaaatgatttttaatttttttataattaaacttttaatgaaatgatttttaatttttttttataaactttatatgttaaactcaccaaatactaaactaaacacaacaacttatagcttaatcctaaattactaataaattaaattttaaataattacaaacacaaaatattgtgaatttttcccaaattactaacaaattatttataaactaattacaatattcatacaaaaaattgcaatattacaatatatcctcacattacaatattcatgcaaaattacaatattacaatattcatacaaaaaaattgcaatattcatacaaaattataatattacaacattcatacaaaaaaatataatattcatacaaaattacaaaattacaatattcatacaaaaaaattgcaatattcatacaaaactataatattattacaatattcatacaaaaaattactaatccaaaactataaatacaaatttaattataaaataattacaatattcatacaacattacaatattcataaaaaaattataatattcatacaaaaaatttaaaatattcatacaaaattctaatctaaactataaacactaaatatagataatttataattaataattaataacataaaattcacaatattttctaaaatatatactaaaaaattcacaaactataaacttattaaattataaacaaaattatttattaaaaaaatacattacctttttttataaactttcttcttcttctcctttctctctttttttttctctaccgTCTGGAGCTCGGTTCATTTGCTATTACTTATagcaaaaataaaattgttttgaaGGGACATTTCAATGGCATGGCAGCAGCAGCAGACCATGGGGGGGGGGCAGAGCCATTGGCGCCTGGCTACCAAGCTCCTTCATTGGCGCCTACTTGATAGGCGCCACCCGACCATATTTTGAcccgtatttttttaaaaaaatattaaaaaaatataaaattatattttaataatttttttattattttattcattggcgcctatctaataggctccaatgaaaaagtaacctattttggtaaatttttttctgACAtactatttcagtaatttttttctatcctaattaggtaaaaaaccctagcctctccctatattttttgaataaagttTTGTACTTTCAAAATTACTACAAAAATCTTTTTATGTTAGAACgagaaaaatgattttttaacataaaaaatgattattttatgttagaaaaagagaaaaatgattatttttgtaaGAGttgaaaaattgttaattttacgtcagaaaaattatcgttttaattTTGTATACGATAATGTTTTTAGTAGAGGTTTTATCTCTCAACTCTGCTTCGAGTTTGAGCAGATTCATAGAGTAACGCTGTTGAGAGCATACATGCCTAATCAGGTGACAGGTTTATCGAGTAATAGTACCTTGTATGGTACATAAGAAGGTGAACCACACGCGCAATTACGTATGGTTGAACTCAAACTTATATCTTTATCAAATCCCCTAACGAGGACAATATTAAACATGTTGAGGGTCTGAtcctcaccaaaatttaaaatatttaacatgtatttacataaaaaaaattaagaaaaaataaaaagtaaattagatgacaaaaataaaatataatcttcaTTCATGTGAGTTCATTAAAAATACACTtacaatatattaataaaaaaatatattatgtttaatatatgtaactaaaatgcaatttttaatttagtcaataataattaaaataatttataattaattaatttttttgggaaaatattttttatttttaattgagaaTTATTTTATAGAAAAGCAAATGAAtaacaaaaaaacataataataagcaaaaaataattaaattaatttttatttaaaattcatttaataaataaattttaggaaattaatatattttttcatcaAACCTCAAAGGAGATAAATAGATATTTTTCAAACCACcaattaataagaattttgatgGCTTTTGTAGTAATTTTATTGGTCAAATTCTATAGGTGCTTATATTGTATATCTCTTATGGATAAACAAACTTTTAGTGAATTTAAAAGAcaagttgattgagtcttaattcgattggtatCGATATTGTTGTCAGTGCAGGAGGACGTGTgtttgagtgcgttgaagcgcattatccttctatttaaggGTTGTGAGGGGCTATGAATAGTTTTAGTCATTGTATCAAAAAGCGCAGATATAATaaaaatctataatgagattaatgttaaaaaacaCGAAAAAAAGTGTGTTGCACTCTCAAGGAAAGAACTCATGTTCGAGTCCTAAAAATAACATTGTTAAGAAAAATAACTACAAATCCAAAAAGATTAATTTTCATAGagtataaaacaaatataaataatacttTGATTACACCAATAAAAAATGTATAGTACTAGGAAATTTTATAGAACTAaacctaatatttttttaaatgggtTTGAATACTTTCATTAATAAAAAATGGTCTTTGTActctttgtaaatttatttttagtaatttagttctactttttagatttcaaaattcaaatctaacGGTTAACTCcgttaaaattattttcttaaattcagGTTCATCACATCAATTTTTTAGTCTCAAAATACtataccaacaaatttaacaatattaacaattaaacttgaattttaaagtctgaaaaataaaaaaaattaaattcctaaaagtaacaatataaagattaaaagtgggtttggatgggcagaGCATTTACCTGCGGCTAGTGTAAAAACAATGATGGTGATGAAATTAGATATTATAGTAATACTACAGCGTGAGATAAAAAATTAACTAAGCACATCATACTGTACCACATCACTTATCCAAACTCACCGACTTGGAAGCGAGAGGTTGAAAGAAAACGAAATGGGGTGCAAAGGAATCTTTGCAGATAGAATAGCATGACCCAAAAATGGAAATAAGAAATAGACAAATGCTGTATAACACTCTTTTTTTCGACTATGtgtaaaatcaaaattaaatgaatgtccAATCTTATGCTTTGGCCGGCTATACATGTAAGCTTATGTGCTTGTCACTATTTTCATTTAAGACCAGAGATGAAAAGAATATGTGTCGGGTTtagtatttaatatattatcggtatatatatttgattgtgGATATTAATTGATGTTTAAATGAACTATTTTATTTAATggtttttaaaatcaaaatcatcATATATGATGTATGATGTTTAGTATTTGATACATTGTCTATCATGTTTTCTCTTAAAATTATGGAGCTTGTCGTTCGTTTTCTCCAGAAGCAATGGTAGTTTTTAGTTATGTTTTGACGTATATATGAGATTTGTCAAAATAAGGATGATATCAGATTTATTGGAAACTATTCTTGGAATATTTTATCATGATAGAGCACGGTGATGATGTTTGTAAATTTGGAATATGAAATGAGGACGAGAAGTAGAAGGATAGACCATTTGAGACTTGACCTTTTCTACACCACTAATATGGCGAGTCTCTTGAGGCTCTTAGTAATGATTTTTTGGTTAACCAGAGTTCATCATCAACTTGGTCTGATGAGGGTGGCCTAGGATATAATTTTCAATAGTTTGATCGATGTGTTgtagttttggtttattttcGAATTCTTCTAATGTTGTAATTACTGTCATTTTGTCTTTCTCTTTTTTCTGGGATTATTCTACaaacataatatttatattttaatttgtagTGTCTCTTTGTATTATCATTTAATGTtcctattaataataatttttttaaaagaaaaatataattcatatttttcataatCTCTAGTGGGATCCAAGTGAagaattttttaatcttttaggTATACCCTAAACCCTAGTAAAGGCTAAATGTACCAAACTCTGCTGAACGTAAACATTGGCATGATTACAAGTACGAAGAAAGGATTTGTGGATATAATAAATTCCCATTGATATATGACTTTATTTGGTCCATCTCTGATTCAGAATCTATTGAAAATTGCATATGCCCACATCTTCCCTGCAATGGCTATCACTTCAAAAACGATTTGCTGCTATCATACACATCTCCAAGCATATATCATCTACTCAGTGCATATATCTATTGGAGATTGTGTTGTCAAAATGAACGGAGGATTCCATCCTTCCTATTGGTCTTAAATGTATTTTTCTTAcgagaaattaaaatatataattttattaatttaatagtttatatttttataattttttaaatgattaaagtaaaattttattatttttaaagggttaatgtgtaatttcatcatatactaatttaaaaattataaaacttaaagggtcaaaattgaaaattttcattttaggaggCCGAAACTCCTACCGGCGCCAACCGTGATTACACAAAACTAAGAGATTGAGTTACATCTCTACTATATTTAACTTGTTAAGGGTCGGCCAGTTCCTTCAAGAGAAGTTTTTGAAGTGGCGTTCGGCGAGCAGTCAACAAAACCTACAACAACTGAAGGTATTGTCCCTCGAGGAGGGTTTTGTCTCCCATGCTTTGTCGAGAGCTAGTGTGTCGTGAGCTAGCGCCTTGACTGTACGTAGGCCTAGCTCAAGTGGTACCATCTTCCCCAACAAGTGACCTATATGCCATAGGTTAGAGTTTGAACCCCACCAAGGGCGAGACACTTATGTCCCGTTGATGGGTGGTCATACGCCCATGTACAGTTGAGGTGCTCTTGGCTCTGTGAACCAGGCCCTTAGGGTAGTTGCTCATAACGCGCTAGCTCATGATAGAGCAAGGGAGACAAAACCCTCTCGGGGGACAATACCTTCGGAGTGTCCCAAAGGAACTGATCAACCCTCAAcaataaacataataaatttatgattttttcttttttcaaaaaacatatttaaattttgatttgcatCGTTTTAAACATGCTACCCGTCATATTCAAGTTAACATTAATACTCAAATGAATAGTCAAATTGATAGGATAACCTTACTAATACGATACTTTAAAAAtccaatcaaaatattttaaaacccGTATTCTTATAAATGAGTTTTTaacctaaaatttcaaaaaatttaaaacctcatatttctTACCCTTAAACGAATGATTCACTCCAACATAAATGattcaaactaaaatttaatttcaatacgCAATTGCCTTTTACAAATTTGTTTGGGGTTGTaatcaaaggaaagaaaaagggcATGCAATTTATTAATGGAAAGCCATGGACCAAGGCAAACATTTGAGGCATGACATGAACCAAACAATGTACTTACTTTTGGGTTGAAATTATGTAAGTACTAGACACGTTGATTGTTTAGGTCAATTGGGTATTTTGCTACCATGTGTTTAATTAAAGTTGGAAACTTTAGGCTTATTTTTTCATGTCTGATTTAGCTAATTAGTGAAATTAAGGATAAAGCAACATGTGGAAGAATAGTACCCATTTGAGAGAAtgagaacaaaaagaaaatgaaattaaacttatccacaagaaaatcaaaatttattaattaattttgaagtCAGTTTTCGTGTTCATGTGATTTTACTTGCCTTTTCGAGCTCTTTCCTTTTATGGTTCACAATCTTTTGAGTTTTAAATGGATGTATTGTTTCCGGATTATTATTTAATACGGTTAATAtaatttggtatttgagtttaatATTCTTTTAGTGTAGTATTTATGTTGTTGTTACGGTGTTCATCATTATTGACTCGTTATCTAATTAAGGCTGACCTGATTCGCTTACTTTATGGCCAAGTCAAATAGTTCACATCTAATGGGTTTGTGCTATCATGCAGGCGAACACATACTCAGGGAGTACGTGTTGATCCTACAATAGGATGTGTGCTGGTATGCACGGGGACCTACCTAGTATGTCACATCCAGAGACCGTGCCATATAAATAGGAAAATTGGCCTCCATGATGAGGAGACTCGCGAAACACCCAACAGTTGTACAAAAAAGTCATATATATTAAATTCcggttttagagttgatttgatttaaaaaattaaatagaaaattaaaaaaattcacaattaacattgaATTTATTCTGttaacaaaattatgaaaaatttaaatataataatatta contains the following coding sequences:
- the LOC107907722 gene encoding protein MAIN-LIKE 2-like, which gives rise to MANEQWPKVTVADSGGVSDGMGVVEAGAEQRRARGWAEAGAARPRHAAPRVFCCKHFVFFIWARVSAIGLGPYRALKGRVNSVGFQPDERLIPYLELAGFGSAALIRTFDLRYNLISALVERWRPETHTFHLPCGECTVTLEDVAVQLGLPIDGNAITGISSISRPATLCNELLGRSPSQGKFTSLRFSWLHANFKHLPSTANEREVMQAVRAYIMHLIGGVLMPDANGSKVHLMYLPLLSNLHNTRSYSWGSAVLAILYRELCRTTNPSAVDIGGCLILLQSWALYRMPFLVEK